A region of Cyanobium sp. ATX 6F1 DNA encodes the following proteins:
- a CDS encoding YccF domain-containing protein has product MIRWLLNLIWFVLGGLVMGLGWWLAGLVAALTIVGLPWARACFVIGNFSFFPFGKEAVSRLELTGRRDLGTGPLGFIGNVIWFLVAGMWLAIGHLSSALACFVTIIGIPFGWQHLKLAVIALAPIGVTVVPVGAGGPAGALTRP; this is encoded by the coding sequence ATGATCCGCTGGTTGCTCAACCTGATCTGGTTCGTGCTCGGAGGGCTGGTGATGGGCCTGGGCTGGTGGCTAGCCGGGTTGGTGGCGGCGCTCACGATCGTTGGGCTCCCCTGGGCCCGGGCCTGCTTCGTGATCGGGAACTTCTCGTTTTTTCCCTTCGGCAAGGAGGCCGTCAGCCGCCTGGAGCTGACCGGCCGGCGCGATCTGGGCACGGGCCCGCTGGGGTTCATCGGCAACGTGATCTGGTTCCTGGTGGCGGGGATGTGGCTGGCGATCGGTCACCTCAGCTCGGCCCTGGCCTGTTTCGTGACGATCATCGGCATCCCCTTCGGCTGGCAGCATCTGAAGCTGGCGGTGATCGCCCTGGCCCCGATCGGCGTCACCGTGGTGCCCGTAGGCGCCGGTGGCCCTGCAGGGGCCCTAACCAGACCGTGA
- a CDS encoding phosphoribosyltransferase has protein sequence MDSSMERPWRQPPAHWHDRAEAGRALAAQLGQWHQHPTAVVLALPRGGVAVAAELARSLALPLETWAVRKIGHPLNPEVAIGAVAPGGVVLWDAGARAQLDLSPQQERTLVAEQQRELMRRQRVFGDPAAASLHNRCLIVVDDGVATGMSARAALQSLAGLGPERLILAVPVIDAAVLPLLEPLVDEIVALAVVRELRSVGEHFREFEQLSDRDVRDLLASAGRLQTP, from the coding sequence ATGGACTCCTCCATGGAACGACCCTGGAGACAACCTCCAGCCCACTGGCACGATCGGGCCGAGGCGGGCCGGGCCCTGGCGGCGCAGCTGGGGCAGTGGCACCAGCACCCCACCGCCGTGGTGCTCGCCCTGCCCAGGGGGGGCGTGGCGGTGGCGGCGGAGCTGGCCCGGTCGCTGGCCTTACCCCTGGAGACCTGGGCGGTGCGCAAGATCGGCCATCCCCTCAACCCCGAGGTCGCCATCGGCGCGGTGGCCCCCGGTGGGGTGGTGCTCTGGGACGCGGGCGCCCGGGCGCAGCTGGACCTCTCCCCCCAGCAGGAGCGAACGCTGGTGGCGGAGCAACAGAGGGAGCTGATGCGGCGCCAGCGGGTGTTCGGGGATCCTGCGGCAGCGTCCCTGCACAACCGTTGCCTGATCGTCGTCGACGATGGGGTGGCGACGGGGATGAGCGCGCGGGCGGCGCTGCAATCCCTGGCCGGGCTGGGGCCGGAGCGGCTGATCCTGGCGGTGCCGGTGATCGATGCGGCGGTGCTGCCGCTGCTGGAGCCCCTCGTCGACGAGATCGTGGCCCTGGCCGTCGTACGGGAACTGCGCTCGGTGGGGGAGCACTTCAGGGAGTTCGAGCAGCTCAGCGACCGCGACGTGCGAGACCTGCTGGCGAGCGCAGGCAGACTTCAGACACCCTGA
- a CDS encoding TFIIB-type zinc ribbon-containing protein gives MSCPKCGSWSVRRDRSLAGRMVCGRCGTPLGESAARAAQRGRGQGRLQRLGLRLPQRVPLWGWLLALVGLSAVLAALPSRSPLPSDPSPLPSGQLGR, from the coding sequence GTGTCTTGCCCCAAGTGCGGTAGTTGGTCGGTTCGGCGGGATCGCAGCCTGGCCGGTCGCATGGTCTGCGGCCGCTGCGGCACCCCGCTGGGGGAGTCCGCCGCCAGGGCGGCGCAACGGGGCCGGGGTCAGGGTCGGCTCCAGCGTCTGGGGCTGCGGCTTCCCCAACGGGTGCCCCTCTGGGGCTGGCTTCTGGCCCTGGTGGGCCTGTCGGCGGTCCTGGCGGCGCTGCCGTCCCGCTCGCCGCTGCCCTCAGACCCCAGCCCCCTTCCATCCGGCCAGCTGGGCCGCTGA
- a CDS encoding ParB-like protein, with amino-acid sequence MALRLPPYDPLPPPPPRTDALVEVALADLQPTQLCVGLAEVTSRREDFRAENRDQRRGYLREKPVPLVRSGNGELWMVDRHHRLRALIELDPAASTFGYVVLQLQQSSRAEVLEALHQRGWLYLFDGRGRGPLAPAVLPSRLEALEDDPYRSLVWKLKREGVIAPAPLIPFHEFRWGAWLRSRRLPPFSSERLEPALPAARALARSVSAAQLAGWKGAGV; translated from the coding sequence ATGGCCCTGCGCCTCCCGCCCTACGACCCCCTGCCGCCCCCGCCGCCCCGCACCGACGCCCTGGTGGAGGTAGCGCTGGCGGATCTCCAACCCACCCAGCTCTGTGTGGGTCTGGCGGAGGTCACCAGCCGGCGTGAGGACTTCCGAGCTGAAAACCGCGATCAACGCCGGGGTTACCTCAGGGAAAAACCCGTGCCCCTGGTGCGCAGCGGCAACGGTGAGCTGTGGATGGTGGACCGCCACCATCGCCTCCGGGCCCTGATCGAGCTCGATCCGGCCGCCAGCACCTTTGGCTACGTGGTGCTGCAGCTCCAGCAGAGCAGCCGCGCCGAGGTGCTTGAGGCCCTGCACCAGCGCGGCTGGCTCTACCTGTTCGATGGCCGCGGTCGCGGGCCCCTGGCGCCGGCCGTGCTGCCGAGCCGGCTGGAGGCGCTGGAGGATGACCCTTACCGCAGCCTGGTCTGGAAGCTCAAGCGCGAGGGGGTGATCGCCCCGGCCCCACTGATTCCGTTCCATGAGTTCCGCTGGGGGGCCTGGCTGCGCAGCCGGCGCCTGCCCCCCTTCAGCTCCGAGCGCCTCGAACCGGCCCTGCCGGCGGCTCGGGCCCTGGCGCGTTCCGTCTCAGCGGCCCAGCTGGCCGGATGGAAGGGGGCTGGGGTCTGA
- a CDS encoding NAD(P)H-dependent oxidoreductase, whose translation MTLTTAPSLSSGSLLEVLRHRYATKVFDPSRRIDAETWAALEQALVLTPSSYGLQPWKFLVITNPELRAELRPHSWNQSQITDASHLVVFLAQRTIEAADVERLISATSAARGVPVESLGFYRDLILKDLINGPRSAVINHWAINQVYIALGNFLTCAALLGVDTTPIEGFSPAEYDRILGLEGTPYHSAVVAVAGYRSGDDKYATLAKVRYSANELIQHLG comes from the coding sequence ATGACCCTCACCACCGCCCCGAGCCTCAGCAGCGGCAGCTTGCTGGAGGTGTTGCGCCACCGCTACGCCACCAAGGTCTTCGATCCCAGCCGCCGCATCGACGCCGAAACCTGGGCCGCCCTGGAGCAGGCCCTGGTGCTCACCCCCTCCTCCTACGGCCTGCAGCCCTGGAAGTTCCTGGTGATCACCAACCCTGAGCTGCGCGCTGAACTGCGTCCCCATTCCTGGAACCAATCCCAGATCACCGACGCCTCGCACCTGGTGGTGTTCCTGGCCCAGCGCACGATCGAAGCGGCCGACGTGGAGCGGCTGATCAGCGCCACCAGCGCCGCCCGGGGCGTGCCGGTCGAATCGCTTGGTTTCTACCGCGACCTGATCCTCAAAGACCTGATCAATGGCCCGCGCAGCGCCGTGATCAACCACTGGGCGATCAACCAGGTGTACATCGCCCTGGGCAACTTCCTCACCTGCGCCGCCCTGCTGGGGGTCGACACGACGCCGATCGAAGGTTTCTCGCCAGCCGAGTACGACCGGATCCTGGGGCTGGAGGGCACGCCTTATCACTCCGCCGTGGTGGCGGTCGCGGGTTATCGCAGCGGTGACGACAAGTACGCCACCCTGGCGAAAGTGCGCTATTCAGCTAATGAGCTGATTCAGCACCTCGGCTGA
- a CDS encoding FAD-binding domain-containing protein, with amino-acid sequence MNRFTVVLDLGGQWRLDDQSALHRAVLRAQAAPGGRLVVLQSGDADGRLRGPHQRRLLEQALAALAERLAAVGIPLLCPVGADLEQTLGVIARHGPLVAVERCGSNQLFDDWPYGREIFPRVFSDFRRGLAIEPEAALPAPDLGGLGDPDLLRHEAWPEGWLPGQHRDPRRSQEAGVDPRSAFPFRGDETSALARLEHYVHRSEGLRQYRDTRDAVLGTEGSSKFSPWLAIGALSVRRIWAEVRSYEARQGSDRGSEWMLQELLWREFFLWTERRDPERFASLGGTQGRAFSYDDDRERFARWTRADTGSPLIDAALTELKATGWLSNRVRQWVASDFVHRLRLPWLWGARWFAWQLIDSCPSSNIGNWSYLAGVGADPRSFGAGPRRFDLERQLQRYDPEGSYLRHWSSARGS; translated from the coding sequence ATGAATCGCTTCACGGTGGTGCTCGATCTGGGGGGGCAGTGGCGCCTGGATGACCAGAGCGCCCTGCACCGGGCCGTGCTCCGCGCCCAAGCCGCCCCCGGCGGACGGCTGGTGGTGCTGCAGAGCGGGGACGCCGATGGGCGCCTGCGGGGCCCGCACCAGCGGCGTCTGCTGGAGCAGGCGCTCGCGGCTCTGGCCGAGCGGTTGGCCGCTGTCGGGATCCCCCTGCTGTGTCCCGTTGGTGCCGACCTGGAGCAGACCCTGGGCGTGATCGCCCGCCACGGACCGCTCGTGGCGGTGGAGCGCTGCGGCAGCAACCAGCTCTTCGACGACTGGCCCTATGGCCGGGAGATCTTCCCCCGGGTGTTTTCCGATTTCCGGCGGGGTCTGGCGATCGAGCCGGAGGCGGCCCTGCCGGCGCCCGATCTGGGCGGCCTGGGGGACCCTGACCTGCTGCGGCACGAAGCCTGGCCGGAAGGTTGGCTTCCCGGTCAGCACCGTGATCCGCGCAGGAGCCAGGAGGCTGGCGTCGATCCGCGCAGCGCCTTCCCGTTTCGAGGTGATGAGACCAGCGCCCTGGCGCGGCTGGAGCACTACGTCCACCGCAGCGAGGGGTTGCGCCAGTACCGCGACACGCGTGATGCGGTCCTCGGCACCGAGGGCTCCTCGAAGTTCTCCCCCTGGCTGGCGATCGGGGCCCTTTCGGTGCGACGGATCTGGGCCGAGGTGCGCTCCTATGAGGCGCGCCAGGGCAGCGATCGGGGTTCGGAGTGGATGCTTCAGGAACTGCTCTGGCGTGAGTTTTTCCTCTGGACGGAGCGGCGCGACCCTGAGCGCTTCGCCAGCCTGGGCGGCACCCAGGGCCGTGCCTTTAGCTACGACGACGACCGGGAGCGCTTCGCCCGCTGGACCCGCGCCGACACGGGATCGCCCCTGATCGATGCCGCCCTGACCGAGCTCAAGGCAACGGGCTGGCTCTCCAACCGGGTGCGCCAATGGGTGGCCTCCGATTTCGTCCACCGCCTGCGCCTGCCCTGGCTCTGGGGGGCCCGTTGGTTCGCCTGGCAACTGATCGACAGCTGCCCCAGCTCGAACATCGGCAACTGGTCCTACCTGGCTGGGGTGGGCGCCGATCCACGGAGTTTCGGCGCCGGGCCGCGACGCTTTGATCTCGAACGTCAGCTCCAGCGCTACGACCCCGAGGGGAGCTACCTGCGCCACTGGTCGTCTGCTCGGGGGTCGTAA
- a CDS encoding FAD-binding domain-containing protein yields MAAQVVWFKRDLRIHDHAPLREAARNGPVLPLYVAEPGLWSQPDASGRQWAFCAESLLDLREQLAGLGLPLVVRVGEVLDVLEALQRQGLVAGLWSHQETGNGWSYGRDRQVAAWARSRGLPWRQWPSGGVVRGLRERNGWARRWEERMAQPLLQPPVTLVPEGSGLEPGPLPGADDLGLACDPCPDRQRGGRREGLLTLNSFLSERGGAYHRQLSSPLTAFEACSRLSPHLAFGTLSLREVVQACRSRRRALGTATGAEVSSWRRALRAFEERLHWHCHFIQKLESQPDLEASEAHPVYAGLRRTDPARLAAWAEGRTGLPFVDACMRALIAGGWINFRMRAMLMAVASYHLWIDWRDSGAVLARLFVDYEPGIHWNQCQMQAGTTGINTVRIYNPIKQGRDHDPEGQFIRRWLPELSAVPAVHLHEPWTMDAATQERAGCRLGVDYPLPIVDPIEAARQARERVWGLRQGTAFRAIAGAIHERHGSRRGGRRRREAGRAGSGRPRQKTKGQPHPGQLSLDLGGAPEMPGEDPGNAAS; encoded by the coding sequence ATGGCAGCCCAGGTGGTCTGGTTCAAGCGGGATCTGCGGATCCACGACCACGCACCGCTGAGGGAGGCGGCGCGCAACGGCCCGGTCTTGCCGCTGTATGTGGCTGAGCCCGGCCTCTGGTCCCAGCCGGATGCCTCCGGCCGCCAATGGGCCTTCTGCGCCGAGAGTCTCCTGGATCTGCGCGAGCAGTTGGCGGGCCTTGGCTTGCCCCTGGTGGTGCGGGTCGGCGAGGTGCTGGACGTGCTGGAGGCGTTGCAGCGCCAGGGACTGGTGGCGGGCCTGTGGAGTCACCAGGAGACCGGCAACGGCTGGAGCTATGGGCGTGACCGCCAGGTGGCCGCCTGGGCGCGTTCACGCGGCCTGCCCTGGCGCCAGTGGCCCTCTGGCGGCGTGGTGCGGGGGCTGCGGGAGCGCAATGGCTGGGCCCGGCGCTGGGAGGAGCGCATGGCCCAGCCGCTGCTCCAACCACCTGTGACGCTGGTGCCGGAAGGCTCTGGGCTGGAGCCCGGCCCCCTGCCCGGCGCCGACGACCTGGGGCTGGCGTGCGATCCCTGCCCGGATCGCCAGCGGGGCGGCCGCCGCGAGGGCCTGCTGACGCTGAACAGCTTTTTGAGCGAGCGCGGCGGGGCCTACCACCGCCAGCTCTCCAGCCCGCTGACCGCCTTCGAGGCCTGTTCGCGCCTCTCGCCTCACCTGGCGTTCGGCACCCTCTCCCTGCGGGAGGTGGTGCAGGCCTGCCGCTCCAGGCGACGGGCGCTGGGGACGGCCACGGGCGCCGAGGTCAGCTCCTGGCGGCGGGCGCTGCGGGCCTTCGAGGAACGCCTGCACTGGCACTGCCACTTCATCCAGAAGCTCGAAAGCCAGCCGGATCTGGAAGCCAGCGAGGCCCACCCCGTCTATGCCGGCCTGCGCCGCACCGATCCGGCCCGGCTGGCGGCCTGGGCCGAAGGCCGCACCGGCCTGCCCTTCGTGGATGCCTGCATGCGTGCCCTGATCGCCGGGGGCTGGATCAACTTCCGCATGCGGGCGATGCTGATGGCGGTGGCCAGCTACCACCTCTGGATCGACTGGCGCGACAGCGGTGCGGTGCTGGCGCGGCTGTTCGTCGACTACGAACCCGGCATCCACTGGAACCAGTGCCAGATGCAGGCGGGCACCACGGGCATCAACACCGTGCGCATCTACAACCCGATCAAACAGGGCCGCGACCACGATCCTGAGGGCCAGTTCATCCGCCGCTGGCTGCCGGAGCTCTCCGCCGTGCCCGCCGTGCATCTCCACGAACCCTGGACCATGGACGCGGCCACCCAGGAGCGGGCCGGCTGCCGGCTGGGGGTGGATTACCCCCTGCCGATCGTGGATCCGATCGAGGCGGCCCGGCAGGCGCGGGAGCGGGTCTGGGGCCTGCGCCAGGGAACGGCGTTCCGCGCCATCGCCGGCGCCATCCATGAACGCCACGGCTCCCGGCGCGGGGGCCGCCGCCGCCGTGAGGCCGGGCGAGCTGGCTCCGGGCGGCCTCGCCAGAAGACCAAGGGGCAGCCGCATCCAGGCCAGCTCAGCCTCGATCTGGGCGGTGCCCCAGAGATGCCAGGCGAGGATCCAGGCAACGCTGCGTCTTAA
- a CDS encoding DUF393 domain-containing protein translates to MVRSRSPGLESLAAPGAQDSPAPQLVFDGGCPFCRHFALLSELRGGLPGLVIRDGRSDQALRRELRQRGFDLSRGAVLIDGERLLHGAEAIQWLCARMRPSAPLLRLLGPLLADPERAEALYPLLLLARRWALAARGLPVDPDQPARQA, encoded by the coding sequence ATGGTCCGCTCACGTTCCCCAGGGTTGGAGTCCCTGGCGGCCCCTGGAGCCCAGGACTCCCCGGCGCCGCAGTTGGTGTTCGATGGGGGTTGTCCCTTCTGCCGTCACTTCGCCCTGCTCAGCGAGCTGCGCGGTGGTCTGCCCGGCCTGGTGATCCGCGATGGTCGCAGCGACCAGGCGCTGCGCCGGGAGCTGCGCCAGCGCGGCTTCGACCTCAGCCGTGGGGCGGTGCTGATCGATGGGGAGCGGCTGCTCCACGGGGCGGAGGCGATCCAGTGGCTCTGCGCTCGGATGAGGCCCAGTGCGCCGCTGCTGCGGCTGCTGGGGCCCTTGCTGGCGGACCCTGAACGGGCCGAAGCGCTCTATCCCCTGCTGCTGCTCGCCCGCCGCTGGGCCCTGGCCGCCAGGGGGCTGCCGGTGGATCCCGATCAGCCGGCCCGGCAAGCCTGA
- a CDS encoding TM2 domain-containing protein → MALRYRLRRILSGRFGATDRRAPLVLQLQERRSLTATYLLWALAFVGLCGIQRFYTRRPFSGALLLLTFGGCGLGQLVDLFLVPRLVRSANRIEGPTALPLDRQLLELARLRGEAGFTLNDALLDLEHQEPVPIEPVRQEIERLLFAHLLDVGNDERGRIIYREP, encoded by the coding sequence TTGGCTCTTCGCTACCGCCTGCGCCGGATCCTGTCGGGCCGTTTCGGGGCCACGGACAGGCGCGCTCCCCTGGTGCTGCAGCTTCAGGAGCGGCGCAGCCTCACGGCCACCTACCTGCTCTGGGCCCTGGCCTTCGTGGGCCTCTGTGGGATCCAGCGCTTCTACACCCGCCGCCCGTTCAGCGGTGCCCTGCTGCTGCTCACCTTCGGCGGCTGCGGTCTCGGCCAGCTGGTGGATCTGTTTCTGGTGCCCAGGCTGGTGCGCAGCGCCAACCGCATCGAGGGGCCGACGGCCTTGCCCCTGGACCGCCAATTGCTGGAGCTGGCCCGGCTTCGGGGCGAGGCGGGCTTCACCCTCAACGACGCCCTGCTGGACCTGGAGCACCAGGAGCCGGTGCCGATCGAGCCGGTGCGCCAGGAAATCGAGCGCTTGCTGTTCGCCCATCTGCTCGATGTGGGCAATGACGAGCGCGGCCGGATCATTTACCGGGAGCCTTGA
- a CDS encoding Nif11-like leader peptide family RiPP precursor, whose product MSLTDLDAFLEHARRTPVLESQLKGPLELEALLELAASEGYALSEADVLAALEREESQLSDEELQQRAGVDARKLRSFIPS is encoded by the coding sequence TTGAGCCTCACCGATCTCGACGCCTTTCTGGAGCACGCCCGCCGCACTCCGGTGCTGGAGAGCCAGCTGAAGGGCCCCCTGGAGCTGGAGGCTCTCCTGGAGCTGGCCGCATCCGAGGGTTACGCCCTCAGTGAAGCCGACGTACTGGCCGCCCTGGAGCGGGAGGAATCTCAGCTGAGTGACGAGGAGCTGCAGCAGCGCGCCGGCGTCGATGCCCGCAAGCTGCGCTCGTTCATTCCTTCCTGA